One region of Microbacterium rhizosphaerae genomic DNA includes:
- a CDS encoding TetR family transcriptional regulator, which produces MSEHAAPARRRGRPRGRSDARQRIVTAATAEFSELGYDGATMRGIAGRAGVDAALLHHYFGTKADLFGEIVGAPMRPDLKIPEILAGPREQVGEAIVRYVLDVWEQPEARRRGILVMRTAIGNKLATPLLAGFLSRELLGRIAADIGTPDAELRSGLIATQVAGLLLARYVLRLAPLADASVDELVAWVAPSVQRYLDAPSP; this is translated from the coding sequence ATGTCCGAACACGCGGCGCCGGCGAGGCGCCGGGGCCGGCCCCGGGGGAGATCGGACGCCCGGCAGCGCATCGTCACCGCCGCGACGGCGGAGTTCTCCGAGCTCGGGTACGACGGTGCCACGATGCGCGGCATCGCCGGCCGGGCGGGCGTGGATGCGGCGCTCCTCCACCACTACTTCGGCACGAAGGCGGACCTCTTCGGCGAGATCGTCGGAGCTCCGATGCGTCCTGACCTCAAGATCCCCGAGATCCTCGCCGGTCCGCGCGAGCAGGTCGGCGAGGCCATCGTGCGGTACGTCCTGGACGTCTGGGAGCAGCCCGAGGCGCGGCGCCGCGGCATCCTCGTGATGCGCACGGCCATCGGCAACAAGCTCGCCACCCCGCTGCTGGCCGGCTTCCTCTCCCGCGAGCTGCTGGGCAGGATCGCGGCCGACATCGGGACGCCGGATGCCGAGCTGCGCTCCGGCCTCATCGCGACGCAGGTCGCCGGGCTCCTCCTTGCACGGTACGTCCTGCGGCTCGCGCCGCTGGCCGATGCATCCGTCGACGAGCTCGTCGCGTGGGTCGCGCCGAGCGTGCAGCGATATCTGGATGCGCCGTCCCCTTGA
- a CDS encoding L-serine ammonia-lyase, iron-sulfur-dependent, subunit alpha: MSAYVSAFELFSIGVGPSSSHTVGPMRAAVDFAARLRSGGVIDRVCRVTCDLFGSLGATGLGHGTPDAVVAGLLGLRPETVDPEAVRSVWTEWPDGRELMLDGTHAVPFSKADVVFAPRTRLPGHPNAMTLKAYDGDGATVAEETYYSIGGGFIRRDGEPPQLDAHVYPFDYGSSEELLELCDLNGWTIAEVARRNEESQRSEAEVAAGLDAIWDAMSACVDAGLHADGVLPGMLKVKRRAGSIREQLDSIEAHRHRELPGEWLGAFALAVNEENASGGRVVTAPTNGAAGIVPAVAMYWWRFLADAGLGAENAVTPYGELVGSALLGFGAHASLAADGAIEDPAQLAEANRRRGIRRYLLTATALGSLFKANASISGAEGGCQAEVGSACAMAAGGLTAVMGGTNRQIENAAEIAMEHHLGLTCDPVGGLVQIPCIERNAIAASTAVTAARLALRGDGSHYVSLDTVVETMRQTGIDMSHKYKETSEGGLAVNVIEC; the protein is encoded by the coding sequence GTGAGCGCTTACGTCTCGGCGTTCGAGCTGTTCTCCATCGGTGTAGGACCCTCGAGCTCCCATACAGTCGGCCCGATGCGCGCGGCCGTCGACTTCGCCGCCCGGCTGCGATCCGGGGGTGTGATCGACCGCGTCTGCCGCGTGACGTGCGACCTGTTCGGCTCGCTCGGCGCGACCGGACTCGGCCACGGCACCCCCGACGCGGTCGTGGCGGGTCTTCTGGGGCTGCGGCCCGAGACCGTCGATCCGGAGGCGGTGCGGTCCGTGTGGACCGAGTGGCCCGACGGTCGCGAGCTGATGCTCGACGGCACCCACGCCGTGCCGTTCTCGAAGGCCGACGTCGTCTTCGCTCCGCGGACGCGACTGCCCGGTCATCCGAACGCCATGACACTGAAGGCGTACGACGGCGACGGTGCGACGGTCGCCGAGGAGACGTACTACTCCATCGGCGGCGGGTTCATCCGCCGCGACGGCGAGCCGCCCCAGCTCGACGCCCACGTCTATCCGTTCGACTACGGCAGCTCCGAGGAGCTGCTCGAGCTGTGCGATCTGAACGGCTGGACCATCGCCGAGGTCGCGCGTCGCAACGAGGAGTCGCAGCGCTCCGAGGCGGAGGTCGCCGCAGGGCTCGATGCGATCTGGGATGCGATGTCGGCATGCGTCGACGCCGGGCTCCACGCCGACGGGGTGCTGCCCGGCATGCTCAAGGTCAAGCGCCGGGCCGGATCCATCCGGGAGCAGCTGGACTCGATCGAGGCGCATCGGCATCGCGAGCTGCCGGGGGAGTGGCTGGGCGCCTTCGCGCTCGCGGTCAACGAGGAGAACGCGTCGGGCGGACGCGTCGTCACGGCACCCACCAACGGCGCGGCGGGCATCGTCCCCGCGGTCGCGATGTACTGGTGGCGCTTCCTCGCCGACGCGGGGCTCGGTGCCGAGAACGCCGTCACTCCGTACGGAGAGCTCGTCGGCTCGGCCCTCCTCGGCTTCGGCGCGCACGCCTCCCTCGCGGCGGACGGTGCGATCGAGGACCCGGCGCAGCTCGCCGAGGCCAACCGCCGCCGCGGCATCCGTCGCTATCTGCTCACGGCCACCGCGCTGGGCTCGCTGTTCAAGGCCAACGCATCCATCTCGGGTGCCGAGGGCGGCTGTCAGGCCGAGGTCGGCTCGGCGTGCGCCATGGCGGCCGGTGGCCTCACCGCCGTCATGGGCGGCACGAACCGTCAGATCGAGAACGCCGCCGAGATCGCCATGGAGCACCACCTCGGCCTCACGTGCGATCCGGTCGGCGGCCTCGTGCAGATCCCCTGCATCGAGCGCAACGCCATCGCCGCCTCGACCGCCGTCACCGCGGCCCGACTGGCGCTGCGCGGCGACGGATCGCACTACGTGTCGCTCGACACCGTGGTCGAGACGATGCGGCAGACCGGCATCGACATGTCGCACAAGTACAAGGAGACGAGCGAGGGCGGTCTGGCCGTGAACGTCATCGAGTGCTAA
- a CDS encoding ATP-binding cassette domain-containing protein: MIVGVERVAVRFGEVQALSDVTLAAHPGEVTAVVGGDGAGKTTLLRVLANRVRADAGEVRTLNRARLGYQHATSGVWPMMTVDENVAFVGRSYGMSEPAMRSRSSLLLERAGLGDARRKLGNQLSGGTRQKLGFVLAILHEPDLVLLDEPSTGVDPVSRLELWRLISATAREGTTVVMSTTYLDEAQRAVSVLALQGGRMLASGTPGDIVAAVPGSVGVLAPSAPPAAAMAGRAWRRGTERHVWIPPGVDADGAAVLDPPDFEDALIALSLAAGDVQTAPTEPAPGTRAAWRATHSENSRGGRHEVASAGESRRGGGATATARDVVKRYGHLTAVDDVSLDVHPGEIVGLIGANGAGKTTLLRIMLGLERGDEGEVSLFGQTPNSGSRGRLGYMPQGLGLYTTLSVKENAAFLSRVYGVPEPQLPPALREVRSSVVSDIGLGRQRQLAFALALSHGPELLVLDEPTSGVDPIGRARLWDAIHAQADAGRAVIVTTHYLQEAEQCSRLVLLANGRVAARGSVSDLVGAATAVLVRSADWQAAFAVLDRSELPIMLSGRDIRVAGSEDAASLRRRVDEALRGIPAEVQPVPATLEETVVLLDSDSRAPAVL, from the coding sequence GTGATCGTCGGCGTCGAGCGCGTCGCCGTCCGCTTCGGTGAGGTGCAGGCCCTGTCGGATGTCACGCTCGCGGCGCATCCCGGTGAGGTGACCGCGGTCGTCGGCGGAGACGGCGCGGGTAAGACGACGCTCCTGCGGGTGCTTGCGAACCGCGTGCGCGCGGACGCCGGCGAGGTGCGCACGCTGAACCGCGCTCGTCTGGGCTATCAGCACGCGACCTCGGGTGTCTGGCCGATGATGACCGTGGACGAGAACGTCGCATTCGTGGGCCGGTCGTACGGGATGTCGGAGCCTGCGATGCGGTCCCGGTCGTCGCTTCTGCTCGAACGCGCGGGGCTCGGGGATGCGCGCCGCAAGCTGGGCAACCAGCTCTCCGGAGGGACGCGCCAGAAGCTCGGGTTCGTGCTCGCGATCCTGCACGAGCCCGACCTCGTGCTGCTCGACGAGCCGAGCACGGGCGTCGACCCGGTGAGCCGGCTCGAGCTCTGGCGGCTCATCTCCGCCACCGCTCGCGAGGGGACCACCGTCGTCATGTCGACCACGTACCTCGACGAGGCGCAGCGGGCGGTATCCGTCCTGGCCCTCCAGGGCGGGCGCATGCTGGCATCCGGCACGCCCGGCGACATCGTCGCGGCGGTGCCGGGGTCGGTCGGAGTGCTCGCCCCGTCCGCACCGCCGGCCGCAGCGATGGCGGGGCGGGCCTGGCGGCGGGGGACGGAGCGGCACGTCTGGATACCGCCGGGGGTGGATGCCGACGGCGCGGCGGTCCTCGATCCGCCTGACTTCGAGGACGCTCTCATCGCGCTGTCGCTCGCGGCCGGAGACGTGCAGACCGCGCCCACCGAGCCGGCCCCGGGGACCAGAGCCGCATGGCGGGCGACGCATTCCGAGAACTCGCGGGGCGGGCGGCACGAGGTCGCATCCGCCGGCGAGTCGCGCCGAGGCGGCGGGGCGACGGCAACCGCGCGCGACGTCGTCAAGCGGTACGGGCACCTGACGGCTGTCGACGATGTGAGCCTCGATGTGCACCCGGGCGAGATCGTGGGGCTCATCGGCGCCAACGGCGCCGGCAAGACGACGCTGCTGCGCATCATGCTCGGCCTCGAGCGCGGCGACGAGGGCGAGGTCTCGCTGTTCGGACAGACGCCGAACAGCGGGTCGCGCGGGCGGCTCGGCTACATGCCGCAGGGGCTCGGCCTCTACACGACGCTCAGCGTGAAGGAGAACGCCGCCTTCCTCTCGCGGGTGTACGGGGTGCCCGAGCCGCAGCTCCCGCCCGCGCTGCGCGAGGTGCGCTCGAGCGTCGTCTCCGACATCGGGCTCGGCCGGCAGCGGCAGCTGGCGTTCGCGCTCGCGCTCAGCCACGGCCCGGAGCTGCTGGTGCTCGACGAGCCCACCTCGGGCGTCGACCCCATCGGCCGCGCCCGCTTGTGGGACGCGATCCACGCGCAGGCCGACGCCGGCCGCGCGGTCATCGTCACGACCCACTATCTGCAGGAGGCCGAGCAGTGCAGCCGGCTCGTGCTGCTCGCGAACGGACGGGTCGCGGCGCGGGGCTCGGTGTCCGATCTCGTCGGTGCCGCCACGGCGGTGCTCGTCCGCAGCGCCGACTGGCAGGCGGCCTTCGCCGTGCTGGACCGGTCCGAGCTGCCCATCATGCTGAGCGGGCGCGACATCCGCGTCGCGGGGAGCGAGGATGCCGCCTCCCTGCGCCGGCGGGTGGACGAGGCGCTCCGGGGCATCCCGGCCGAGGTGCAGCCGGTGCCGGCGACGCTCGAGGAGACGGTCGTGCTGCTCGACAGCGACTCGCGCGCCCCGGCCGTTCTCTGA
- a CDS encoding DUF2207 family protein encodes MQRMQRFPRGRGAMRWLAIVVGVAASVVFLSAPATARTAVPAGVVVAGVDDFSFASMDARYTLGRARDGTSTLTVVETFVADFPRTDQNHGMRRSIPDSYNGQPLFPKLVSITDGQGHPRESETDSSDGTFTMTSRSAQFVHGQQTYVFTYTLRNVTWTFADTGADEFYWDVNGVDWPQTFGRVSTTLTMDASLAAALTGRQACYHGPQGSTQQCDITVTTTSGGATADAAITNVPPHETLTIAVGFAKGTFVLFDNSPFASPWGWIQLVGLVGAIGMLVAAIVVRIRRLRDDPGRPTIIAEYEPPAGFDAALSAALLTRTSKVVPAEVLEQAVAGSIRIVEVEHGILGRTRLQAELVDRARADVDGQMLLDGMFGSDTVFLFGKQNSAFAAAARKVSSWASAQLSTRGLRRQVPRRVRAVPILLAWLLAALVIVAGIAAIGAGVAAIWVIPVIIVSVVAAFVTAGLLSRRPLSAAGAEARDHLEGLRVFIEWAEADRIRMLQSPRGAERRQIDVNDPGQMLKLYEKLLPFAVIFGQEKEWAKQLVVLYAATGVAGPYWYVGVNGFDASTFSSQVGTLSAAAASSSSTSGGSGGGGGAGGGGGGGGGGGV; translated from the coding sequence ATGCAGCGGATGCAGCGGTTTCCCCGGGGTCGAGGCGCGATGCGGTGGCTCGCGATCGTCGTGGGGGTGGCGGCATCCGTCGTCTTCCTCTCGGCTCCCGCGACCGCCCGGACGGCCGTTCCGGCCGGTGTCGTCGTCGCGGGCGTCGACGACTTCTCGTTCGCGAGCATGGACGCGCGGTACACGCTCGGACGCGCCAGGGACGGGACCAGCACGTTGACCGTGGTCGAGACCTTCGTCGCGGACTTCCCGCGGACGGATCAGAACCACGGGATGCGGCGCAGCATCCCCGATTCGTACAACGGCCAGCCGCTCTTCCCGAAGCTCGTGTCGATCACCGACGGGCAGGGTCATCCCCGCGAGTCCGAGACGGACAGCAGCGACGGCACGTTCACCATGACCTCGCGCTCTGCGCAGTTCGTGCACGGGCAGCAGACGTACGTCTTCACGTACACGCTGCGCAACGTCACGTGGACTTTCGCGGACACCGGAGCAGACGAGTTCTACTGGGACGTGAACGGCGTCGACTGGCCCCAGACATTCGGTCGCGTCAGCACGACGCTGACGATGGATGCGTCGCTCGCCGCGGCGCTCACCGGCCGGCAGGCCTGCTACCACGGACCGCAGGGGTCGACGCAGCAGTGCGACATCACGGTGACGACGACGTCGGGCGGTGCGACCGCCGACGCCGCGATCACGAACGTGCCGCCGCACGAGACGCTCACGATCGCCGTCGGCTTCGCGAAGGGCACGTTCGTGCTCTTCGACAACTCGCCCTTCGCGTCGCCGTGGGGCTGGATCCAGCTCGTGGGACTCGTGGGTGCGATCGGGATGCTCGTCGCGGCCATCGTGGTCCGCATCCGGCGGCTGCGCGACGACCCCGGACGCCCGACGATCATCGCGGAGTACGAGCCGCCCGCGGGCTTCGACGCCGCGCTGAGCGCGGCCCTGCTCACCCGGACGTCGAAGGTCGTCCCCGCCGAGGTGCTCGAGCAGGCGGTGGCGGGCAGCATCCGGATCGTCGAGGTCGAGCACGGGATCCTGGGGCGCACGCGGCTGCAGGCGGAGCTCGTCGATCGGGCGCGCGCCGATGTGGACGGGCAGATGCTGCTGGACGGCATGTTCGGCTCCGACACGGTGTTCCTCTTCGGCAAGCAGAACAGCGCCTTCGCGGCCGCGGCCCGCAAGGTGTCGTCCTGGGCGTCGGCGCAGCTGAGCACGCGCGGCCTGCGGCGGCAGGTGCCGCGCCGCGTGCGCGCCGTGCCGATCCTTCTCGCCTGGCTCCTCGCCGCCCTCGTCATCGTCGCGGGGATCGCGGCGATCGGGGCGGGCGTGGCGGCGATCTGGGTCATCCCGGTGATCATCGTGTCGGTCGTGGCGGCCTTCGTGACGGCGGGCCTGCTCTCCCGCCGGCCGCTGTCTGCCGCCGGAGCGGAGGCCCGCGACCACCTGGAAGGCCTCCGTGTCTTCATCGAATGGGCGGAGGCCGACCGCATCCGGATGCTGCAGTCCCCGCGCGGCGCGGAGCGCAGGCAGATCGACGTGAACGACCCGGGACAGATGCTGAAGCTCTACGAGAAGCTCCTGCCCTTCGCGGTGATCTTCGGCCAGGAGAAGGAGTGGGCGAAGCAGCTCGTCGTGCTCTACGCCGCCACGGGTGTCGCCGGCCCGTACTGGTACGTCGGCGTGAACGGCTTCGACGCGTCGACCTTCTCTTCTCAGGTCG
- a CDS encoding efflux RND transporter periplasmic adaptor subunit, translated as MTSPDSPPQPSPGRRPWWRRPITIASAVVVVLLVAGGVTAFAILRPSAAAGAARTYTVTTGTVEQTVSATGTLEPANQANLSFASSGTVQTVDVKVGDTVAAGQTLATIDPATLQADVDLAQATLAQAQAQVSAASGSTAVAAADAQLASAQAKLTLAQSALTGATMTSPIAGIVASVNLTPGTTESGSSGSSSTGSTGSTGSAGGSARGGTGSTGGAGSTGSAGSTGSNSAQITVISPTAWVVDASVGSSDLPSLKPGLQAQITPTGARQTLFGTVQTIGIVATSSGTGAATFPVTIAVTGAQSGLYSGTTASVSIVVKQLDNVLAVPTLALSSANGRTTVTVRRNGKDSSVPVTVGAVYGAETQITSGLHSGDVIVLPSFIGTGTTGTTGTTGRGFGGGGFGGGGGFGGGGFGGGGQGGGGARTGGKG; from the coding sequence ATGACGAGTCCCGACTCTCCGCCGCAGCCGTCTCCCGGCAGACGCCCCTGGTGGCGCCGGCCGATCACGATCGCGAGCGCGGTCGTGGTCGTGCTCCTCGTGGCCGGCGGTGTCACCGCGTTCGCGATCCTGCGCCCGTCCGCTGCGGCGGGGGCGGCCCGCACGTACACCGTGACCACGGGCACGGTCGAGCAGACGGTGAGCGCGACGGGGACCCTGGAGCCGGCGAATCAGGCGAATCTCTCCTTCGCGTCGAGCGGCACGGTGCAGACCGTCGACGTCAAGGTCGGCGACACGGTCGCCGCGGGGCAGACGCTCGCCACCATCGACCCGGCCACCCTGCAGGCGGACGTCGATCTGGCGCAGGCCACGCTCGCGCAGGCGCAGGCGCAGGTCTCCGCGGCCTCGGGCTCGACCGCCGTCGCCGCCGCCGACGCGCAGCTCGCGTCCGCGCAGGCGAAGCTCACCCTCGCGCAGTCGGCGCTGACAGGGGCGACCATGACCTCGCCCATCGCGGGGATCGTCGCATCCGTCAACCTGACGCCGGGCACGACCGAGAGCGGCTCGAGCGGATCGAGCTCGACCGGATCGACGGGTTCCACCGGGTCGGCGGGCGGCTCCGCGCGCGGCGGCACCGGCTCGACGGGCGGCGCGGGCTCCACGGGATCCGCCGGCTCGACGGGCTCGAACAGCGCGCAGATCACCGTCATCTCGCCGACGGCGTGGGTCGTCGACGCCTCGGTCGGCAGCAGCGACCTCCCGTCTCTGAAGCCCGGGCTGCAGGCGCAGATCACGCCCACCGGCGCCCGGCAGACGCTCTTCGGCACCGTGCAGACGATCGGCATCGTCGCGACCTCGTCGGGCACCGGAGCGGCGACCTTCCCCGTGACAATCGCCGTGACGGGGGCGCAGAGCGGGCTGTACTCGGGCACGACGGCATCCGTCTCCATCGTCGTGAAGCAGCTCGACAACGTGCTCGCCGTGCCGACTCTCGCGCTGAGCTCCGCGAACGGCAGGACGACGGTCACGGTCCGCAGGAACGGCAAGGACTCCAGCGTCCCGGTGACCGTCGGCGCCGTCTACGGCGCCGAGACGCAGATCACCTCGGGCCTGCACTCGGGCGACGTCATCGTGCTGCCGAGCTTCATCGGCACCGGAACGACGGGCACCACCGGCACGACCGGCCGCGGCTTCGGCGGCGGCGGGTTCGGAGGCGGAGGAGGATTCGGCGGAGGGGGATTCGGCGGGGGCGGCCAGGGCGGCGGCGGCGCCCGCACCGGAGGCAAAGGATGA
- a CDS encoding ABC transporter permease, translating to MRAIMLKEFQELRRDRRTLALLIVMPLLLLIIFGYAANFTVDNLSVAVYGSGAQDVTKLIDDNAQLKDHLTVVVTDPSGTKDDATTELRDDKADVAIYAVSGPGASAPLTADVYIDGSNLFAAQAAKTIFAEVQQQLAVQAAQAQASAPPGTVVPVPKITVSVLFNPDLKTSWVMIPAIIGLILTFIGTIITSIGLVREREAGTFEQLAVMPLRAGSVVLGKITPYFLLACFDMALITTLGLLLFGVPFNGSPWIFAVGAGLFLFVVLGLGVLISSVSQTTGQAIQLAFLILLPQILLSGMIFPLSAMAAGVRWIGYLLPLTWFTMVSQGVMIRGAGWDSLWFPVVILAVMAIVIFGLAVVRLSRSISPVHAKKVADTAPEQSAEKVTA from the coding sequence ATGCGCGCGATCATGCTCAAGGAGTTCCAGGAACTGCGCCGTGACCGGCGCACGCTCGCGCTGCTGATCGTGATGCCGCTGCTGCTGCTGATCATCTTCGGCTACGCGGCGAACTTCACCGTCGACAACCTGAGCGTGGCCGTCTACGGATCGGGCGCGCAGGACGTCACGAAGCTCATCGACGACAACGCGCAGCTCAAGGACCACCTCACGGTCGTCGTGACCGACCCGAGCGGCACGAAGGACGATGCGACGACGGAGCTGCGCGACGACAAGGCGGATGTGGCGATCTACGCCGTGTCGGGGCCCGGTGCGTCCGCACCCCTGACCGCCGACGTCTACATCGACGGCTCGAACCTCTTCGCCGCTCAGGCCGCGAAGACGATCTTCGCCGAGGTGCAGCAGCAGCTGGCCGTGCAGGCGGCGCAGGCGCAGGCATCCGCCCCGCCGGGCACCGTCGTGCCGGTCCCGAAGATCACGGTGAGTGTCCTCTTCAACCCCGATCTGAAGACCTCGTGGGTCATGATCCCCGCGATCATCGGCCTGATCCTGACGTTCATCGGCACGATCATCACGTCGATCGGCCTCGTGCGTGAACGCGAGGCGGGGACGTTCGAGCAGCTGGCGGTCATGCCGTTGCGGGCGGGCTCGGTCGTCCTCGGCAAGATCACGCCCTACTTCCTGCTCGCGTGCTTCGACATGGCGCTCATCACGACGCTCGGCCTGCTGCTGTTCGGTGTGCCGTTCAACGGCAGCCCCTGGATCTTCGCGGTCGGCGCCGGACTCTTCCTGTTCGTCGTGCTCGGGCTCGGGGTGCTGATCTCGTCCGTCTCGCAGACGACGGGTCAGGCGATCCAGCTCGCCTTCCTGATCCTGCTTCCGCAGATCCTGTTGTCCGGCATGATCTTCCCGCTGTCGGCGATGGCGGCCGGCGTCCGGTGGATCGGCTACCTTCTGCCGCTGACGTGGTTCACGATGGTCTCGCAGGGCGTCATGATCCGCGGCGCGGGATGGGACTCGCTGTGGTTCCCGGTGGTGATCCTCGCGGTCATGGCGATCGTGATCTTCGGACTCGCCGTCGTGCGGTTGAGCCGTAGCATCTCTCCGGTGCACGCCAAGAAGGTCGCCGACACGGCCCCCGAGCAGTCCGCCGAGAAGGTGACGGCGTGA
- a CDS encoding peroxidase family protein, which produces MTDERVAEYESTADEPDKPGAFQRWYDHVTDDWSREKPWYELPKALGLAQLIGIRDTLRQQNLYDTSRLPAVNPTTAPPFEERFLTERTPDGSWNDLEHPEMGMANTRFGRNVPLENTMRDDERMLIPNPRVVSLKLMTRDKLDAATAGNAIIASWLQFMIHDWFRHGTSPTDRPWVMPPVEGDTWPTPPVQVMRVPDDPTSPPDATGPRTFINTNTHWWDGSSIYGNDRAAQMFLREGSGGRLRLVNGLPPVPDDPDKDPTRTPGFWLGLGMMQALFTHEHNAVADHLAAAHPEFDDETLFQKARLVTCAVIAKIHTVEWTPAVTAHPTAAEALHVNWYGLAGEKLHDFVATFSKNEALRGIPGTRTEDYGVPYALTEEFVAVYRMHPLVPDDYDFRAAKDDAPTLGAKQFTELTGPHAVPILQNVSLGDLLYTFGTMNPGLVTLHNFPRGLQQYTRPDGKIMDMAALDITRCRELGVPRYCEFRRLLHLTVPKTFDEVTSNKEWAAELAEVYDGKLEDLDLIPGVMAEDLPEGFAFSDTAFRIFVLMASRRLNSDRFFTEAFTDDVYTPEGMQWVRDASMGTVLTRHCPELAPYVDGLPNAFGIWKRASSPS; this is translated from the coding sequence GTGACCGACGAACGCGTCGCCGAGTACGAGAGCACCGCGGACGAGCCGGACAAGCCCGGTGCGTTCCAGCGCTGGTACGACCACGTCACCGATGACTGGTCGCGCGAGAAGCCGTGGTATGAGCTGCCGAAGGCGCTGGGCCTCGCGCAGCTGATCGGCATCCGCGACACGCTTCGCCAGCAGAACCTCTACGACACGAGCCGCCTGCCCGCGGTGAATCCGACGACCGCCCCGCCGTTCGAAGAGCGTTTCCTCACCGAGCGCACGCCGGACGGCAGCTGGAACGACCTCGAACACCCCGAGATGGGCATGGCGAACACGCGCTTCGGCCGCAACGTGCCGCTCGAGAACACCATGCGCGACGACGAGCGGATGCTGATCCCCAACCCGCGCGTGGTCAGCCTCAAGCTCATGACGCGTGACAAGCTCGACGCCGCGACCGCCGGGAACGCGATCATCGCGTCGTGGCTGCAGTTCATGATCCACGACTGGTTCCGGCACGGCACGAGCCCGACGGACCGTCCGTGGGTCATGCCGCCGGTCGAGGGCGACACGTGGCCGACCCCGCCCGTGCAGGTGATGCGCGTGCCCGACGACCCGACCTCACCGCCCGACGCCACGGGTCCGCGCACCTTCATCAACACCAACACGCACTGGTGGGACGGCTCCTCGATCTACGGCAACGACCGCGCCGCGCAGATGTTCCTGCGCGAGGGGAGCGGAGGCCGCCTGCGGCTGGTGAACGGCCTGCCGCCGGTGCCCGACGACCCGGACAAGGACCCCACCCGCACGCCCGGCTTCTGGCTCGGACTCGGCATGATGCAGGCGCTGTTCACGCATGAGCACAACGCCGTCGCCGATCACCTGGCCGCGGCGCATCCGGAATTCGACGACGAGACGCTGTTCCAGAAGGCGCGACTCGTCACGTGTGCGGTGATCGCGAAGATCCACACGGTCGAGTGGACGCCGGCGGTGACGGCGCACCCCACCGCCGCCGAGGCCCTGCACGTCAACTGGTACGGCCTGGCCGGCGAGAAGCTGCACGACTTCGTCGCGACGTTCTCCAAGAACGAGGCGCTGCGCGGCATCCCCGGCACTCGCACGGAGGACTACGGCGTGCCGTACGCGCTGACCGAGGAGTTCGTCGCGGTGTACCGGATGCACCCGCTCGTGCCGGACGACTACGACTTCCGCGCGGCGAAGGACGACGCGCCGACGCTCGGCGCGAAGCAGTTCACAGAGCTCACCGGGCCGCACGCCGTGCCGATCCTGCAGAACGTCTCGCTGGGCGACCTGCTCTACACGTTCGGGACGATGAACCCCGGGCTCGTGACGCTGCACAACTTCCCCCGCGGGCTGCAGCAGTACACGCGCCCGGACGGCAAGATCATGGACATGGCGGCGCTCGACATCACGCGCTGCCGCGAGCTCGGCGTTCCGCGCTACTGCGAGTTCCGACGGCTGCTGCACCTCACCGTGCCGAAGACCTTCGACGAGGTCACGAGCAACAAGGAGTGGGCGGCGGAGCTGGCCGAGGTCTACGACGGCAAGCTCGAGGACCTCGACCTCATCCCGGGCGTCATGGCCGAGGACCTGCCCGAGGGCTTCGCCTTCAGCGACACGGCCTTCCGCATCTTCGTGCTGATGGCCTCGCGGCGCCTGAACAGCGATCGGTTCTTCACGGAGGCCTTCACCGACGACGTGTACACGCCGGAGGGGATGCAGTGGGTCCGGGATGCCTCGATGGGGACGGTCCTCACGCGCCACTGCCCCGAGCTCGCGCCCTACGTGGACGGTCTGCCGAACGCGTTCGGCATCTGGAAGCGCGCGAGTTCGCCCTCATAG
- a CDS encoding MarR family winged helix-turn-helix transcriptional regulator: MTDRRLAVDAWESLFRAQHEVFEEISADFEGTELSQGEYDVLLTVMRSPGTTARLRTVTANMLISQPSVSRLVERMVARGLLTKCPDPEDGRGALVTATEEAADRFTALAARHGVTIAARMSRLDDAELAELQRLTAKLRVPRDER; this comes from the coding sequence ATGACCGACCGTCGCCTCGCCGTCGACGCGTGGGAGAGCCTCTTCCGCGCGCAGCACGAGGTGTTCGAGGAGATCTCGGCGGACTTCGAGGGCACCGAGCTGTCGCAGGGCGAGTACGACGTGCTCCTGACGGTCATGCGCTCCCCCGGCACGACGGCGCGCCTTCGCACGGTCACCGCCAACATGCTGATCAGCCAGCCGAGCGTGTCGCGGCTGGTCGAGCGGATGGTCGCGCGGGGCCTTCTCACGAAGTGCCCCGATCCCGAGGACGGCCGTGGCGCCCTCGTGACGGCGACGGAGGAGGCGGCCGACCGCTTCACCGCCCTCGCGGCGCGGCACGGGGTCACGATCGCCGCCCGGATGTCGCGGCTCGACGACGCCGAGCTCGCCGAGCTCCAGCGCCTGACGGCGAAGCTGCGCGTCCCCCGCGACGAGCGCTGA